A single genomic interval of Takifugu flavidus isolate HTHZ2018 chromosome 19, ASM371156v2, whole genome shotgun sequence harbors:
- the LOC130516530 gene encoding trace amine-associated receptor 4-like, protein MNICSLVFIGCLSFITVCGNLLVITAIIYFRQLHSPTHYLILSLAVADLLVGVLVLPFSVVLIVEPCFYLQTFICRVRNSCDMFLSATSILNLCFISVDRYHAVCQPLKYRIIINVRVTVGMIAVSWTLPVLIGIGITMNDPNQSPTRCLFFQNPSLLFLILGAVVLFYVPAVIILTTYLKILIVAQRQARTIKNAASLSRAPGEMLSKMQRKATRTLSVVMGIFLMCWTPFFLSLMLNPLSNNTIPTSVINSFKWLGWSNSMLNPFVYAFFYNWFRSAFKMIISGQIFQGDFMNSKLF, encoded by the exons ATGAAT ATTTGCTCTCTTGTGTTTATTGGTTGTCTCAGTT TCATCACTGTGTGTGGAAACCTTCTTGTGATAACTGCTATTATTTACTTCAGACAGCTCCACAGTCCCACCCACTACCTGATCCTGTCTCTCGCTGTAGCTGACCTGCTTGTTGGTGTCTTGGTTTTGCCTTTCAGTGTAGTACTGATTGTTGAACCTTGCTTCTACCTTCAAACGTTCATCTGTAGGGTGCGAAACAGCTGTGACATGTTTCTATCTGCAACGTCTATCCTgaacttgtgttttatttcagttgACAGATATCATGCTGTATGTCAACCTCTGAAGTATAGAATTATCATAAATGTGCGCGTTACTGTGGGGATGATCGCTGTGAGCTGGACTCTTCCAGTTCTAATTGGAATTGGAATCACGATGAATGACCCAAACCAGTCTCCAAcaagatgtcttttttttcaaaatcccagtttgctgtttttaattctaggagctgttgttttgttttatgtccCAGCTGTGATAATACTCACAACCTATCTAAAGATTCTGATTGTGGCACAGAGGCAGGCACGGACCATCAAGAATGCAGCCTCTCTGAGCAGAGCACCTGGAGAGATGCTCAGTAAGATGCAAAGAAAAGCAACCAGGACTCTGTCAGTAGTAATGGGAATATTCTTAATGTGTTGGACTCCTTTCTTTCTTAGTCTGATGTTGAACCCTTTGAGTAACAACACTATACCGACCTCTGTGATTAACTCATTTAAGTGGCTTGGATGGTCAAATTCAATGCTCAATCCATTTGTCTATGCTTTCTTTTACAACTGGTTCCgctcagcttttaaaatgatcatttctggGCAGATATTTCAAGGTGATTTCATGAATTCTAAACTCTTTTGA